One genomic segment of Falco peregrinus isolate bFalPer1 chromosome 7, bFalPer1.pri, whole genome shotgun sequence includes these proteins:
- the OGFRL1 gene encoding opioid growth factor receptor-like protein 1 isoform X2, translating to MGSLLSGVSFKEPTTVEDCDSTWETDSEPEAAEPGGEPRRQEGVCTAAGGGEEPAELPAADCRPPEPPPPPSPPPEEGERAEADAAGPEQSGDGTELTAKPKRSFYAARDLYKYRHQYPNFKDLRYQNDLCNLRFYKNKIPFKPDGVYIEEVLNKWKGDYEKLEHNHTYIQWLFPLREQGLNFYAKELTTYEIEEFKKTKEAIRRFLLAYKMMLEFFGIKLIDKTGNVARAANWQERFQHLNESQHNYLRITRILKSLGELGYESFKSPLVKFILHEALVEDTIPNIKQSALEYFVYTIRDRRERRKLLRFAQQHYTPSEHFIWGPPRKQKSEGSKTNKKPASPISIHNITKHKKPKEPKNTLASGSSVGKTTEERKVELTKNREENDQDEQEMNCDAVRQNNSEKNSDTDTGQLSKSEEIHDTSDRKVDASHSKKDDENLNNDCGNHTGTIEKDLCDTENSSNNMSSDLQDNPDKDTLLGGTTTKNKDELKS from the exons aTGGGCAGCCTGCTGAGCGGGGTCAGCTTCAAGGAGCCCACCACGGTGGAGGACTGCGACTCCACCTGGGAGACCGACTCGGAGCCCGAGGCGGCGGAGCCCGGCGGGGAGCCGAGGCGGCAGGAGGGGGTGTGCACCGCCGCGGGAGGCGGGGAAGAGCCGGCCGAGCTGCCCGCCGCAGACTGCCGGCCTCCggagcccccgccgcccccgtcCCCGCCGCCGGAGGAAGGCGAGCGGGCAGAGGCGGACGCCGCCGGCCCCGAGCAG AGTGGTGATGGAACTGAGCTGACAGCCAAGCCAAAGAGAAGCTTCTATGCAGCAAGGGATTTATACAAGTACCGACATCAGTATCCA aactTTAAAGATCTTCGATATCAAAATGACTTGTGCAATCTCCgcttttacaaaaataaaatcccatttAAACCTGATG GGGTTTATATTGAAGAGGTCCTAAATAAATGGAAAGGAGACTATGAAAAACTGGAGCATAACCACACTTACATACAGTG GCTTTTCCCACTGAGAGAACAAGGTCTGAACTTCTATGCTAAAGAATTAACTACATATGAAATTGAG gaattcaagaaaacaaaagaagcaatTAGAAGATTCCTTTTGGCATACAAAATGATGTTGGAGTTTTTTGGAATAAAACTAATTGATAAAACTGGAAACGTAGCACGAGCAGCAAACTGGCAAGAAAGATTTCAACATTTGAATGA gtcTCAACACAACTACTTGAGAATCACTCGAATTCTGAAAAGTCTTGGTGAGCTTGGATATGAGAGTTTCAAATCTCCCCTGGTAAAATTTATTCTCCATGAAGCTCTTGTGGAAGATACCATTCCCAACATTAAGCAAAGTGCTCTAGAATATTTTGTGTACACTATTAGAGACcgaagagaaaggaggaaactcCTGAGATTTGCCCAGCAACATTATACACCCTCAGAGCATTTTATCTGGGGACccccaagaaaacagaagtcagagggaagcaaaacaaataaaaagccagCATCTCCAATTTCTATTCACAATATTacaaaacacaagaaaccaAAAGAGCCTAAGAATACACTGGCAAGTGGAAGCTCAGTTGGTAAAAcaactgaagaaagaaaggtAGAACTCACtaaaaacagggaagaaaatgacCAAGATGAACAAGAAATGAACTGTGATGCTGTTAGGCAGAACAACAGTGAAAAGAACAGTGATACTGACACCGGTCAGCTTTCAAAATCAGAGGAAATTCATGATACTTCAGACAGAAAGGTGGATGCTTCTCATTCCaaaaaagatgatgaaaacCTGAACAATGACTGTGGAAATCACACAGGCACTATAGAGAAGGATTTATGTGACACTGAAAATTCTTCAAATAACATGTCATCAGATCTACAAGATAACCCTGATAAGGATACACTTTTAGGGGGGACCACCACAAAAAACAAGGATGAGCTCAAATCATGA
- the OGFRL1 gene encoding opioid growth factor receptor-like protein 1 isoform X1, with protein sequence MGSLLSGVSFKEPTTVEDCDSTWETDSEPEAAEPGGEPRRQEGVCTAAGGGEEPAELPAADCRPPEPPPPPSPPPEEGERAEADAAGPEQSGDGTELTAKPKRSFYAARDLYKYRHQYPQNFKDLRYQNDLCNLRFYKNKIPFKPDGVYIEEVLNKWKGDYEKLEHNHTYIQWLFPLREQGLNFYAKELTTYEIEEFKKTKEAIRRFLLAYKMMLEFFGIKLIDKTGNVARAANWQERFQHLNESQHNYLRITRILKSLGELGYESFKSPLVKFILHEALVEDTIPNIKQSALEYFVYTIRDRRERRKLLRFAQQHYTPSEHFIWGPPRKQKSEGSKTNKKPASPISIHNITKHKKPKEPKNTLASGSSVGKTTEERKVELTKNREENDQDEQEMNCDAVRQNNSEKNSDTDTGQLSKSEEIHDTSDRKVDASHSKKDDENLNNDCGNHTGTIEKDLCDTENSSNNMSSDLQDNPDKDTLLGGTTTKNKDELKS encoded by the exons aTGGGCAGCCTGCTGAGCGGGGTCAGCTTCAAGGAGCCCACCACGGTGGAGGACTGCGACTCCACCTGGGAGACCGACTCGGAGCCCGAGGCGGCGGAGCCCGGCGGGGAGCCGAGGCGGCAGGAGGGGGTGTGCACCGCCGCGGGAGGCGGGGAAGAGCCGGCCGAGCTGCCCGCCGCAGACTGCCGGCCTCCggagcccccgccgcccccgtcCCCGCCGCCGGAGGAAGGCGAGCGGGCAGAGGCGGACGCCGCCGGCCCCGAGCAG AGTGGTGATGGAACTGAGCTGACAGCCAAGCCAAAGAGAAGCTTCTATGCAGCAAGGGATTTATACAAGTACCGACATCAGTATCCA cagaactTTAAAGATCTTCGATATCAAAATGACTTGTGCAATCTCCgcttttacaaaaataaaatcccatttAAACCTGATG GGGTTTATATTGAAGAGGTCCTAAATAAATGGAAAGGAGACTATGAAAAACTGGAGCATAACCACACTTACATACAGTG GCTTTTCCCACTGAGAGAACAAGGTCTGAACTTCTATGCTAAAGAATTAACTACATATGAAATTGAG gaattcaagaaaacaaaagaagcaatTAGAAGATTCCTTTTGGCATACAAAATGATGTTGGAGTTTTTTGGAATAAAACTAATTGATAAAACTGGAAACGTAGCACGAGCAGCAAACTGGCAAGAAAGATTTCAACATTTGAATGA gtcTCAACACAACTACTTGAGAATCACTCGAATTCTGAAAAGTCTTGGTGAGCTTGGATATGAGAGTTTCAAATCTCCCCTGGTAAAATTTATTCTCCATGAAGCTCTTGTGGAAGATACCATTCCCAACATTAAGCAAAGTGCTCTAGAATATTTTGTGTACACTATTAGAGACcgaagagaaaggaggaaactcCTGAGATTTGCCCAGCAACATTATACACCCTCAGAGCATTTTATCTGGGGACccccaagaaaacagaagtcagagggaagcaaaacaaataaaaagccagCATCTCCAATTTCTATTCACAATATTacaaaacacaagaaaccaAAAGAGCCTAAGAATACACTGGCAAGTGGAAGCTCAGTTGGTAAAAcaactgaagaaagaaaggtAGAACTCACtaaaaacagggaagaaaatgacCAAGATGAACAAGAAATGAACTGTGATGCTGTTAGGCAGAACAACAGTGAAAAGAACAGTGATACTGACACCGGTCAGCTTTCAAAATCAGAGGAAATTCATGATACTTCAGACAGAAAGGTGGATGCTTCTCATTCCaaaaaagatgatgaaaacCTGAACAATGACTGTGGAAATCACACAGGCACTATAGAGAAGGATTTATGTGACACTGAAAATTCTTCAAATAACATGTCATCAGATCTACAAGATAACCCTGATAAGGATACACTTTTAGGGGGGACCACCACAAAAAACAAGGATGAGCTCAAATCATGA